The Carassius auratus strain Wakin chromosome 21, ASM336829v1, whole genome shotgun sequence sequence TCACATTCAAAATTAGCATAATCCCCACACATGAATTACAACCTAAAGAGAATAATTGGCCATGTGTATACAaaacttatttaattaaattattaaacttgCAAACAAATAGCCTTACTACTGGTGCTCAGAACAATGTATAGTAAAAAGAAATACGagctatgtttttaaatgttttcaataattttatcAAAGAAGTTATTAGTGATATTACGTTTGAAATCAAATTTCAAAGCttgtttaaaaaacacacacacacatttcacattaAGGCACTTTATCGTTTCTTGATTAGTTTTGCCAAAAGCATGTAATCTATGACATTCATTGGTTTGTCTGAACACCATGAGAATCCCGAATCAAAGGACAATTTttcttattgatttatttagtttttttaaccaATAAATGTTTAACCAATACAATGTGAATGTAATATAGGCAAATAGGCATAGTTAAAAGGACAGATTAAATTCATGAACCTTATTTAATTCCTGTCAGTGTActacattcaaataaattaaataatcatattgacAATAATGTCTATTATCTctttgaaagaaaacaacaaatgaaaaaaaagcctTGATGTATTGCACAGCTTAATTTTGCTATCACAATAATTTAACTAATCaattttattctatattattgCGGCAATATTTGTATATAGACCTATgcctaaaaataacaaaatgttcagAGGTTTTACCCACCATTTCTGATTGGTTGGGAGCAGGTATGTACTAATACTAACctaaatactaataattaaataCGATGATATAAatagcttctttcttttctgtgaTGCTTCATCTGCACCACTAGGTGTCAATAGAAGTCCACACCAACCAGTgtgataaacaaaaaaatgagtGGACCTTTAATAGGTGCTAATGTGTGAGATGTTCAGAGCCTCTCACCCTCCACTGAGATGTCCTGGATTGCAAAGCGCAGGATGATGGTCCAGATCATGCCGAGGGTCATTTTCACATTACCATCCACAATCTCTGCAAGTCAGAACAGCCAGAAAAAAACACTCATGGAAAGGGACAGGGACTAGAATAAAGGGGATTACGGAGCTTTTATTAGAGAAATTGAAACAGAAGAGGTTTAAGCCTCACCTTCAGCACCAATGGAGACCAGTTTCACTCCCTTGCTGCTGATATAATCCAGGGCCTTGTTTACATTGGCGATTTTGTGGAAACGCATTTTGCCTTTGTCTGGTTTAGGGAGTCTCTCACCTGAtataacacacacagagacacaaaatCATACCATAAGCACATGTATAGAAATATTCTTTTGCTTCTTGTCAGACTGTTAATGGAGGAAGTGTAGAGTAATAATGGCCACATTATCTTAACATAAACTACATTTGGGAACCTGAAAGCTTTACACATGATTCAAAGGCCAGAAATATGGGAAATGCAGAATACGAACCCATAACTAATAAAGCAACCACAGTCAATTCATTTCTTTAATGTCAATACGGTTCCACAGGTGTGAAACTGATATTAGTCAATGAAACACATGAACATGACACTGACGTGGGTCGCTGAGCACATCGACGGATCCAGTGAGATGCTTACCTGAGATAACCTCCAGCAGCAGCATGAGTTTGAGTCCATTCCTGAAGTCTTCCTCAATGTTCTCGATCTGTGTCCCTGCCTTACGCAGGTGAGAGTTGCACCAGGCAGTGAAGGTCTGAagggaaaaaagaagaaattctTAAGCAGTCATCCATTCACACATCATCCAGTTACACCAATTTATATCatgtttcattttgttcaaaGGTGCGACACAGAGTGGTCAAACAAGACACACAGAGGATGTCATCCtttcacgtaaaaaaaaaaaaaattatatgtcaaataattacaaaaataaaacaataaataagtaaaatattgaGGGCATTTGACacctaattttatatatatatgattttttttttgagtggcaTTTTTTTCTTGAGCAAAGGTTCATTTCTGTCCCTGATCTACACATAGTTGGATCTATAAGCAGCATGGACTGTACATGCCCCACTGGGAGCCCCGGCGTAACAGAGAAGGTTACAGAGAGCGAGTGAGGTGACTGAAGAATGCCAAGGCCCAACGTAATTTGATGTAAGTCTGGAAACGGAGACCCTTTTGCAGCAGGTGGTCACCCTTCAAATCACCCCCCTCTGCCAAAGATCACCAAAATTAGCCTCGGTGTGTGGGGGGggtgaagatgaggaggaggagaggcTATATCGGGGAGCCATGAGACACCAGCAGACAGCTGAAAGCACAGCATTCCTGGAACAGACGCTCAAAACACTACTGTGCGAAAAAATGTGTGATGTTCCACGACACTGTTGGGCCGTTTATGTTATATAACATCCTCATAAAACATACAGTTATAATCAAAAGCAATAAACTTCATtgagtgttattttaaattggagaCTGAATGACATAACGTGGATTCAAGAAATGAGAGAATTGTTTTAGTGGCCACCCAAGTATGTGCACCAGGAAACGTTTTTCTTGGACGTCCTACATTATGAATAGAGGTAAAAACATTTAGCCAAGCGACAGGTTGCTTGTACAGAAAATAGCTTGGCATGTTGGTGatgctttcatttctttttcacaTGCTAATTGCTTTAGCATTGATGATGTATACACTCTTTAAgtcaattaaaatgttcatacatATTTAGTTTGCCAGATTGTATTCTTCACATATAACCCAATGCAGTAAATACTAGTCAGCTTTGAttaatgtatatttcaaataGCTTAAAATCTACATATTAATTTAAAAGTGGAGTGGGGGGGGGCATCTATAAAGAAGTCTTCGCACAacttactgaattaaaaaatactaTTCAACAACTATTCAAAATAGCCTGCAAAAATATCAAGTAGAAAACTGTGTTGATTTAATCTGATTCTTGATTCTGATGTCAGATACTGTACAATGATGACTACAGCAGATATGCACTCCATCACCAAGGATTTATTTTAACCATTAGCACTCCAGTTACATCATCACTTCAACTTTTCCTGTCATACACACATCTGTGCTAAAGCTTTGCATTAATGAGTCAGCTGAAATGCAGTCCCGCTGTGACAGTGACAGGGCATTGTTGAAAAATTTACAATTCACACAGCGACACATGCTAACACACAGATCATATATTCAACatgttattgtatattttaataaattaaagcgACACAGCGCATGAagcagatttagatttagatctatttatgtatatattattacaacatttaatattttaataaaacctgtttgcacatttgggCAAATTTTTCCCCAAAGTTGTAAAatttaagaaaatactatttcagtacaAACAGTGTCAAATTCATTGTTATTTTCCGTTTCTTTGTATTTGTGAAATTTTCTGAGCAAAACCTGTTTCTACACCAATTTTTACACCATTGTGAGAAaacgttttctttttaaaacacattaacatgAATGTGCacagaaaaataatataacaaagaATAGATACAATGTTTTAAGGAATTTCACTTATAAGGGAAAATTCTGCTTTAAAATCTGACTCTTGTTAACTGATCAAAAATGCTGCAAGATAATTTATGCTCTACAGATGACAGAAAAGCCACAAGCACATTCCACTGGATCACGCATCCTCTTTTACAGTAACAGGAAGAAATGACTGAAGCTACTAAGTTATTAACATGACTGTGTTTTGACACCGCCTTAACAAATTTAAACTTCCTTCCAAACTTCAatgattttgaatatatatatatatatatatatatatatatatatatatatatatatatatatatatatatatatatatactcaatcTGTTTTAGATGGCTACGGATGTGTTTCCGTTCTATAGATGGATATCACACAATTTTGCAAACTTACTACTACAACAAGCACCAAATGAGAACCTGTGTTAGTATCATTAATTTATATTCtataatttttgttaatattttgaattagattatatatttgtaattagttTAAACTTCATTTTAGTTACTTGGCAATTAGATTAAataagttaatgttttttaatgtttatatggttttaattttagttaacaatgaTAACACTTATGGGAACACTGCCTGTCTGTAAAGTAATATCTCCACTGCAATTGACACTAACAAGATACATAGATGTTTCCTTATGCACTGGCCAGAAGGTTACTACATGATTACTGACAGAAATTAAAGAGGTAATAAATGTAGCTGTGAGGTAGTTGTAGAGGCGGGTTGCAGCACATTCAGGTGAAAGGGCTGAACATAGGATTCTGGTAACATgatatttaacatttgaaagcCTGGTATTTAAAGCTGCCTGCAACCTAGGTGAAGCTGTAACCTAGGCATCTGACTTACATGCAGTCATTTAGCTGCCAGTGCACCACTTAATAAATGTGTATACACAAAGaaatataaactatttaaattcaccTTAGCACTTTTCTCCAACATTTTATCAATAAATCTCAATAACATGGACTCAATAAAGGCACctacacacttaaaaataaaggttcttaattggcatctatggtttcatgaagaacctttaacacccATGGAACTTTTTCCATTatacaaaaggttctttagatttttaaattgttttttacaccaagataaaaaaaaaacctactgcaGAACCAGTTCCCTTTTGTAACTTTTAAATTGAAGAGTGTAAACTGGATTGACTACAGAAACTCGTGACCTGCAACCAATTATTATTGTCCCATTATATGTCCCACCCTCTTTTATTGCTCTCATTTACATGGCCATGGAAGTCAAATCCAGCCTGAATTAATTTACCTGGCTGACCTGGTCTCCTTCAGTAAACTACCCCCCAGCCTCCATGCTTTCATTAGGTAGTTTATAGAAGTTCCCCTAGAAGGACACCTCTTCTGGAATAGCAACTGCCATTCGATCATACTCATGACTTTCTTCACCCCCCATTTCCCCCGTCCACCCCCTTCTACACCCCTACCGTATGCCTGAAGAATGTGCACACCTATCTGAAACCCTCAGGTTCTGCGCTCAGTGTAAGGCTTTCTAATTAGAATGAAAAAATACCTTTGTGGACCTCATAAAAAGACGGATGAAATATACTCATTTCATCATATGAAATATGCATACTTTTATTTACCCACTTTATACAAATGAAAGGAAAATGGAAAAGGTGTAATTAGGTGACATACTATTCAGCACACTAAGCAGgcatcttataataataataataataataataataatagtaataataataaaattcaggTAAGTATCCAATTCTTTATGAAAAACTAAAGCTATAATCTCCATAAAACCCTCGCACTGGACGTGTAGCTGATGGAGGTAACTAGATGAGGCCTGGACTACATTCACCATGCCTTAAACTGATGACTGTACAAGCATGAAAAGCAGAAAAGGGGTCCATGAGAGGTGTGGGGGTGTGAcacaacataaaaatgtataataaatccAGAATTAAACAACAATTTTCAGCGTATCCCAGAATATCTTGCTTCTCAAAACTCAATGGTCCACTTGGCTTACCTTGCAGGATCTGACACATTAATTAACAGACACTAAAAAAATAGTTAAGTAATACAATAGTGTATAAGAATCTAGTCTCAGGTTTGAACTAATAAATGGTACGTGACCAAAATACCAAAGAATGAGGATGCTAAGTACTCCAGAGTTATTCTCCAAAGCAGGTAGGCTTAAAGGAATAGCATGAAGCACAGTAATGGTTAAATGCAAGGAAGGCTGTGATTTCAGCACTTAGTGAGGTCTTTTTAATGAGGATAGTGCAGCATGACAGTTCTGCATGGACAGAATGCTTCACATTCGGGTGCAAAAACACACTAGGCTGCCAAGATTTTATATAATTGACCCTACAGTGAGGATTAAAAATCATACATATTCCTTCTGAAATTTCATATTTGCCAGCAATTGAAAAACAAAGTACCAAAACAAAGGTTATGCATGGTCAGGTCATATTTTGTACCCAAAAAGTGTCAGTTTCTAAGCCTTGATCCTTACTGACCAACAAAACTTAAAACTCACAAAGCTAAAACGTGTGTTTCACTCTAGCAATGAGTCACACTCTGCTAGAAAGAAAAATGTCTGTACCCTCAACAAGGTGTAAATGAATCGGCAAGGTCGTCATGTTAAATCCTTGCTACTTAATAAACACCTCCCACATGTACCATCATCAGTCATTTAACTAGAATCAACAGATGACGATGATGAACAAACTGCTTggattaatgaggataggtccaATATTTTTGAGGTCTAGTGCTTAACTACTTCCGTCCATTTTGAACACTGTCCACTGTGGCCTCTTCTGCTCAGCTGTTACCGTCACTTTGGTGTAGTTGTGGCTAGTGTCATATagtcattaaatattttcatataattgcctgctgtaacactaacactataaccatttaataattttattgttttttaattttttaaaatacatattccAAATAAATGGGTTATGTTGAAATTAATGATGaatacaaaattattcaaccaTTTTCGCTGCTCGAGTCAACGAGGTCGCTGCTGATTGGTCCGTGTGGCTAAGCGGTTTATGACGTGGAGACTAGGCGCTTGTAGCCGCCGAATTAAAGTTACAAATTTTTGCAGATTTGACATCCTAATGCCGCTTTTCATTCCATAGGGTAGGCCTCCTCAGCCAGTAACAGCGAACAATCATATATCATAATTTTTCTGGATGTAGACTAATATTTATAATTCTCTTTACGTAAGTCTTTATAAAGAAAAGCAAGTAGTGAGCACAGAAACTACTTTACCTTCCGCTGTTGTTTCTCCCAGGCCGGGTCCAGTAGCAGGTCGCGATCCCAGTCATCCTGTTGGGTCATGTATTCCTCAGTCGTAGTCGTCATGTAAGAACTATACTGCACTTGCGTTTCAATCGCTGTCATTTTTACAGTCTTCCGTGGGGTGCTTAGTATCCCCTCAACCTACACAACCTTATTATTTACCTCTTAATTCAACATACACGCCCCGTGCCGTACAGTCAAGAGTCCCGTGCGAGTTTGGAGAGAGAAGACAGACCCCTGCCTGCGGCAACTGCTCCCACCGGCCGATGAGCTGACAGATGACGCTCAAACTCAAGTAACGGGACGCAATATGAGTGAATGACCGTTGCAGTATTTGGTCACTTCATTTCATAAAAGGATATGGGCGGGATTTTAAAAAGGTACAGGAATGATCAGCGTCAAGTCTGAGTTTAGAGTTCATTCAGCATAATTAAAATCATAGGACCAGAAAGAGTTAAGCAACGTTTGTCTATGACATGTAAAGGTTTCCCTTACCAATAAAATtaacatagaaaataaaaaaggaaaaaaaaaaaaaaaagaaccaagaCCAAATAAATTGATTTAAGCATCGTTTATTGAACTTCACAAGAGAATACAAATATCATGGCACTAAAGCCagtttgcaaattaaaaaaaactttagatcCCTCTGACTTTGACAAATCACATAAACCACAATGAATGTTGCCCATTCAGACCTAGAGAAAAAGATCAATGATACTCGAACATCCCTGAATCATTGAGTATTTCAGTTCTTGTTGACCTACAATCAGAGTTTATGCACAAGTAATGCTTCCGTCTAACTTTTTAAAAAGCACCTCTAAATTAGAGGTGAAGCTTTATCTCACTGGAAGATTGTAAGACAGAAAATCAACACACAGAATTGTAAGGAGTGCGCCGTTCTACATTTTAAAGAGATTTGAGGTTAAAGCCTTGTTGAAAATTAGGGGAATGAATAAACTGATTTCTAAAAATGGTCATCATAGACAGTAACATGTTTTAACTTATGTTTGGAGTGACTGAATAGGCATGCCTTTAACAAACACTCACTAAATGTTTTTTAGGACATTTATAGCAGACTGTCCCTAGGTTAAACTGAAAAAGATTAGTTACATTCACTTGTGAACATATTGAATCATGCTCAATTCTTACCCTGAGAGAATGGAGGAAAACATAATCCTTACAATAGTCAAAAGTCTAAATTTGGCAAGAAAACAGATGGACCCTTTTCTTAAGTGTGCAAACTGAAATCAGTGTTGCATTGGGATCAATGATCTTGTGAGGCTGAAATTGTGGCAGTAGGCATAAAGTTGAGGTGGATGTGAGCTGGACGCATTGGTTACTCACCTACAAGACCATTGCCCTACTTTTGGTCATCTCTGCAACCTTCTTAAGTACTCAAAGCACAGTTGAAGCGCCTCGTCTCGCCAACTGGAAGTGCTTCAAAAAGACTAAATGCCAGAGAACAAGCCAAGGCAAATGTCAGCCATTCTTCCCTCAAattgtttgaagaaaaaaaaacaaaaaaaacctttggaaaCTTGGAATTTATTTCCAGCTCATCTTGAGAGCATACTGCGAGAAAACACACCTCAAAGGCACTAAAACCTTATATCATAAGAATCTGGTGCCAAAAGAGTCagtattataaatatgaataatgcaGTAAGTAGGTTTCTTCTGTCCAAATACCAAAAACCATGAGCATTTTGCGAAACTGAAAGAGGTGATTCTACTGCTCCaggccatttaaaaataaaaaatcccccTCAATAGGCACCAATCCAACCACACTGCAGAAAACAAGTGCCCTCCCCATTGTGTTGACTGTATTGTCAGTATAAACTGATGTGAGCTTCTCTAAACAGCTGTGCTATGATCACGGGGAAGTGTATAATCGAGGTGCAGGCGTGGTTGGGGTCAAATGGCTTTACCTTAGTGGGGAGCACGTCCAAGGCATTGCGGGGCGCTAATTCTCTTCCCCGTCAAGCTCAACTTGGTGTCCTGAGACCCGGGAGCCATTATAGCTGTAGTTAGCAAAAGGGAAAATGTGGCTGGAACAGCAGTAATAACAACAAGAAACATgtactatttataataatacaaaatagatCAAATAATTTAATGTGTAGAATAATTTGTGTGGAGCTCTGGTGTGCTGCAAAAAGCTACACCACCACAACCTTTCCATCTGCATTCTATCACACATCAAATTAAGAACATTAACACTACAGAGGATGTTTGCCTGTGAGGTTTACGTAAAGAGATGAAGTCGGATGTAGAGTGGTGAAATTATGGGTTACATGTGCTAAttttgtgatttgtgtgtgtaCCCCACCATATTTCTTTGGAATGAAAGACTGAAGACTGCCTGAGGGGCATTCTAGGAAAAGAGGACATACATAACATGATTAAACAAGATTCTTTTGATCATACCTTCCAATTTCAATCATAATGCATTGAAGGCTATCTGAAGGGAAGCTCCCTAACTGTCATAACATCTACATCCCTTCAAAAATCCATTGCAGATGCTATGCAATTTTGGGAAGATTCCCTTCATAAAAGACTGAAACATCTAGCAAAAGATACATGGACTTTAACCTGGATGAATTATTCACACACTTTTGGTTTATAATGTCATAACATGAATGTTTAATTGAATTGCCTAAAATACTCATGAACTGGGACAACATATTTctccttaagaaaaaaaaaatacaattgtatgAAGCACTTCACCCCCCCACCCAACTCTTAGAACCAATTGCTTTAACTAGCTATGTCAAGCCTGAACAGGGTTCTCACTCCCCATCCTAAGTGTTTCCATCCCAAAGCCCCTGAAATCAATTCACATGACCCTAACGATtgagactaatgtaaatgtgaacAAAATAAATGGTCAGACAAACATAATCGTAATTGCATGGGGCTActttcaaaagaaacaaaaagaacgTAAAATCCTCATTCTCTTTTAAGGTCATTTGAGCGGTTTCCACCCATACTTATAAGTCAATACTTCCAAGTATTCGGTCCATGTAAGAGAGGGATGCAAAGCCAGAGATGGCAGTCATTTGCACTTTAAATCCTGCAAAAACATGCATAATCGCTACTGGCAGACTATAAAACCAGTTCTGTTTGCTATTTAGCAATGACACCTCGAACTCATTCGGAGTCAGTGGAGGCATCCGAATGGAAAACATTTAGAACAAATATGCTTTTCAACTGACAAACTCGTCCCTTTTGCAATGgatctaatattttaatttaattgatcttCTCCAAAAGATGATTTTAATATCAGTTTTAATATTGTCAAACTGGGCAGGTATAACCATCTGCACTAGTGAGGCAAGGGTTAAGAGCATTTAAGTACAGGTTTGTGGATTTGTTTGGTATGGATTCACCTTAATATGCCCAAATGCCTGCCCTTCCTCACTCAAATAGGAGTTTATGAAAAAGGCCTGATGTGTATGTGATTGTGGTGTTAATGTGTACGCAAATGGATCAGTTAACATTGtgttctcactctcactctctctctctctctctctcacacacacacacacacacacagacttcccACAGGTCCTCTGCACAGTCTAGCTAAACTGTGCTATGCTATGTCTTCCTAGTCACTGTGAAATTTAACATCAGTCCAAGCCAAATACAATATGCTGACAACAATTTGGATTAGGATATTTGACTGAGGCTTGCTCCTTTTTTGAACCATGAATTTAATAAAACTGCACCTGACCTGAAGTACTTGGTTTTACAAAAGTCTATACACAAAAAAGGTTCATTTTCACAAGGCACAGTCATTTGACTTCAGAGAATGTCGGACCCGACAAAGTCAAACAGTATTTTATCTATAAAAGTGGCGGCTTATGTAATTCTGagcacttacaaaaaaaaaaaaaaaaaaattcaattgaaAGTCGCTTAGAATCAAAACTTTCATGGCCATGTAAACGTCTACATTCTGCACATAATGagatatttaacattttgatgGGGAAAGATAACTGCAAAATTACAATATCTGGGTTTGATGCAACAGTAATAATTCAATTAATCCCTTTCctctagtttctttttttttttttatgtaggacCAAATTTGCCACACGCACACATTTTCACAACCAAACACGCGTGCACACACTTGTAAGGTGGTAAGGGCTATCGATATGGGGACTCAGATGTGTGTTGCTGAAGGTAATCAGGACGGCGTAGGAGGGACTCCTTGTGTGTTGGAGTTGGCTCATACACTCTTGGTGAAGCAGCTGTGCCAGGGGCGGCCATCTGTTGTGCATCCATTGGGCCTGGAGGCATCATGGGCATCTGAGGGGGTGGCGGCGGTGGATAGCTGTACTGGTACTGCTGATATTGCTGGTATTGCTGGTATTGTTGGTACTGTTGGTATTGATGGTACTGTTGGTAGTACTCGGCATAGCACCTTGTATGGAGAAAGGAGAGTTAAGATGTGCTTTGatgacaaaacaataaatattgttttccatatatttaaatcaatatctATAAATAATATTGTCCTAacaaaaccatacatcaattgaaattttaaaaaatctgacccttatgactggtacTTTGGTctagggtcacacacacacacacctaaacatacatctgtgtgtatgtatcatatatatacactttttggtacataatatttaattatgattaaaaaaaaaaaattacatccaTCTTCATACAGATTATTTATGCTGCCAAATATTTAGGATGCCGTTACCTTGCAATTGGGTCACCATTTTTAACTGCAGGTAGTTCTGGACCACCAGGAGGTGTTGGGAGTAGGGCCCGTCGTTTGGGACGCACCTGGGAGAATTGCTGGGGAACTGGATCAGGCAGTAATGGGGCCGCACGCCGTATTGGACTTCGGTCTCGGTCAGATTTGGTCACTGCCTGCTGTTCGGCCAGCACTTGTTGTCCCTGCTCAAAGAATCGTGCCCTAGCGGCTTCAAAGATGGCTTGGGGGTCAGGTTCTGTGCCTCCCATGGTCCCATAAGCTGGACTGGCACTGTACATAGAGGAATTCGCTCCATAGGCAGGGTTACCAGCGGTAGGGTTGGCGCCCGGCGGAGCATCTCCTTCCGTGGGGTAGCCATCTGCAGCTTGGCTCGTCATCGTGTTCATCACCTGGTCCGCAACAGAACTGTAGACTTGACTCGCCAGGGCACCATAGACTGCGGCGCTGACAGGTTTGCCATCAACCCTGGAAGTGGTCAAGTCTTTCAGAGCTGCAAACGTTGGGTCACTGCTCGCAGTGTTGTAGAAAGAGTTGTGGACACTCTGCTGCACCTGAAGGGGAAGTccggcagcagcagcagcagctgcagcCAAGACAGCAGCTTGACTCTGGTGGTGCTCCATTGAAGGCCTGTTGATCGGGCATTCTCCTGCGAAGTGACCATGGGCACCGCAGCTGGCACATGGGACCTTGTTTGTGGTCGGCTGTATCTTTGAGAGTTCCACTGCAAGTGGACGCCCCATGAACAAGGTCCCGTGAAGACCCTCAATGGCTTGTTCTGCATCCTCTTTGCGCTCCATGTGCACAAAAGTGTAGCCTATTAATGAGGAGGGTTTTGCTGCAAGAAAACACGTCAAGGTTATCTAACGGCAAGAAATACACATTGATACGAAGCAGGTGCATTACACAAATACTTACTCTTTACTTTATCACAATCGAGCACTTTGCCGTAAGCTGAGAAGAGATCATATAGGTCTTCAACTGAACAGGAAGAGCACAGGTTCCCCACAAATACTTTGGTGGAATTGAGAGGCCTCCCTTTGGATTCCTCAACTACAAGGCTCCGGCCGTGGTACTCTTGACCATTCAGATCACGGATGGCACGGTCAGCAGCCCCTTCTCCCTGCAGATGGACAAAGGCAAACTGCCTCAGTACAGTTATGTGCACCACTTCTCCATAAGGGGCAAAAAGTGCTATTAGGTCATCTTGTGTGGTTTCCAAATCCAGATTCCCAACAAAGAGCTTCACTGCGTTGTTGTCGTCCATTGCACCCCAGAATACCTAAAAATAGGGAACAAGCCTTATTTCTTACTTTTTGGCGGCAAGACCTAATTCGTTCTAAAACCAAACGGCTCTTAAATTCAATGAGGGCTTATCAAACATGTGTTGAATTGGCTGAGCTTAATAAGGAACACTGAAACACCGCAATTCGAATTACGCGCGCTTCTTTTACATTCAGTTTCATTGAATAGAAGTGAGCTGTTGAAACAGAACAGCCACGTAgctgcttttcctttttttatgtaaataaaagttctttatgtCACAAGGGTGATAAGAcacaagcaaaaagaaaaaacaaagtctCCGACCATTATAGCTATTATTATAGTTGTTTTAGAAGCCAATTGCTAGCCCGCCAGTCACGGGAACGCGCTGATAATCTGCGCTGCGCCGTCGTTTCTAGAAAGCGCGGAGCTCACCGAGTTTAGCGAATGACAACTGTCGGTGATTAACACGCATACTGTTAGCCAGCTGACTTTGATCGTCTTCCTCTAAATTTTCGCACCTGTCAACCCCAT is a genomic window containing:
- the rbm14a gene encoding RNA-binding protein 14a, producing the protein MDDNNAVKLFVGNLDLETTQDDLIALFAPYGEVVHITVLRQFAFVHLQGEGAADRAIRDLNGQEYHGRSLVVEESKGRPLNSTKVFVGNLCSSCSVEDLYDLFSAYGKVLDCDKVKTKPSSLIGYTFVHMERKEDAEQAIEGLHGTLFMGRPLAVELSKIQPTTNKVPCASCGAHGHFAGECPINRPSMEHHQSQAAVLAAAAAAAAGLPLQVQQSVHNSFYNTASSDPTFAALKDLTTSRVDGKPVSAAVYGALASQVYSSVADQVMNTMTSQAADGYPTEGDAPPGANPTAGNPAYGANSSMYSASPAYGTMGGTEPDPQAIFEAARARFFEQGQQVLAEQQAVTKSDRDRSPIRRAAPLLPDPVPQQFSQVRPKRRALLPTPPGGPELPAVKNGDPIARCYAEYYQQYHQYQQYQQYQQYQQYQQYQYSYPPPPPPQMPMMPPGPMDAQQMAAPGTAASPRVYEPTPTHKESLLRRPDYLQQHTSESPYR